One Megamonas hypermegale genomic window carries:
- a CDS encoding cobyrinate a,c-diamide synthase, which translates to MKEVNIPRVVIAATQSSSGKTTVVTGILRALKNREMVVQPFKVGPDYIDPSYHGMAAGRAGHNLDTWLVDESKINDLFVHETDGADIAIIEGVMGLYDGGKNGISSTAQLAKKLNAPVVLVINVQSMGDSAAAIALGFKLYDEEVNLAGVILNRLGSPTHKALIEEALAKINIPVLGAIYRDDSVHMPERHLGLTPAQENNAKEVIEIISEKIAKEVYLDEIIKLAKTAPPIKVQEHQQKEIAKDVVIAVANDKAFSFYYPASLAQLEQYGAKIEFFSPLEDEAIPQNASALVFGGGFPEVFADKLAQNKSMLNSIRLANENKMPIYAECGGYMYLMKGIFDFENNFHEMVGIIPATAKMNKKLQTVGYVKAQNLQDNILGKKDMEYHGHEFHFSTQNEDDDKSFPWAFEFTKMRNNAKYKAGYAKDNILGSYLHLHFLGSMKAAQSLVEKARAYSLSKQK; encoded by the coding sequence ATGAAAGAAGTAAACATTCCACGTGTAGTAATTGCAGCTACGCAAAGTAGTTCGGGGAAAACTACTGTAGTTACAGGTATTTTGCGTGCGCTTAAAAATAGAGAGATGGTAGTTCAACCGTTTAAAGTTGGACCGGATTATATTGACCCATCATATCATGGTATGGCAGCAGGTAGAGCAGGTCATAATCTCGATACTTGGCTCGTCGATGAAAGTAAGATAAATGATTTATTTGTGCATGAAACAGATGGAGCAGATATCGCTATTATCGAAGGCGTTATGGGGCTTTATGATGGCGGCAAAAATGGCATAAGTTCTACAGCACAATTAGCTAAAAAGTTAAATGCTCCAGTTGTTTTAGTAATCAATGTGCAATCCATGGGCGACTCAGCAGCTGCAATCGCTTTAGGCTTTAAATTATATGATGAAGAAGTCAATTTAGCGGGTGTAATTTTAAATAGATTGGGTTCACCAACGCATAAAGCGCTTATAGAAGAAGCTTTGGCAAAAATAAATATTCCAGTGTTAGGTGCAATTTATCGAGATGATAGTGTTCATATGCCAGAACGCCATTTAGGACTTACACCAGCACAGGAGAATAATGCTAAAGAAGTCATAGAAATTATTTCTGAAAAAATTGCTAAAGAAGTGTATTTAGATGAAATAATAAAATTGGCAAAGACAGCTCCACCAATAAAAGTGCAAGAACATCAGCAAAAAGAAATCGCTAAAGATGTAGTGATTGCAGTAGCAAATGATAAAGCATTTTCTTTTTATTATCCAGCTAGCTTAGCACAATTAGAGCAATATGGAGCTAAAATTGAATTTTTTAGTCCGCTAGAAGATGAAGCTATTCCGCAAAATGCGTCTGCTTTAGTTTTTGGCGGAGGATTTCCAGAAGTTTTTGCCGATAAATTAGCGCAAAATAAATCCATGTTGAACTCTATTAGATTGGCAAATGAAAATAAAATGCCGATTTATGCTGAATGTGGTGGTTATATGTATTTGATGAAAGGTATTTTTGATTTCGAAAATAATTTTCATGAAATGGTAGGCATTATACCAGCTACAGCTAAAATGAATAAAAAATTGCAGACTGTTGGCTATGTAAAGGCACAGAATTTGCAAGATAATATTTTGGGCAAAAAAGATATGGAATATCATGGACATGAATTTCATTTTTCAACTCAAAATGAAGATGATGATAAATCATTTCCATGGGCTTTTGAATTCACAAAGATGCGTAACAATGCTAAATATAAAGCAGGCTATGCTAAAGATAATATTTTAGGTTCATATTTGCATTTGCATTTTTTAGGCTCTATGAAAGCAGCGCAATCTTTAGTGGAAAAAGCTAGAGCATATAGTTTATCTAAGCAAAAATAA
- a CDS encoding precorrin-8X methylmutase, giving the protein MSFIKDPMAIEVRSFEIIKPYIEKLNLDEAQTKIYSRIIHASGDVDYAPLIHIHEDAVEAMKKALLSGCKIYTDVEMVRTGINKRKLATWGGSVECKIADPEIIKYAKENGVTRSIAAMRYFGKDLNGAIVAIGNAPTALFEVIRLMNEENIRPAAIVGTPVGFVGAAESKDLLIAESKVPYITVTGTKGGSPIAVACINAVMYLIDNTRI; this is encoded by the coding sequence ATGAGCTTTATTAAAGACCCAATGGCTATTGAGGTTCGTAGCTTTGAAATAATTAAACCGTATATTGAAAAATTAAATTTAGATGAAGCACAGACAAAAATTTATTCACGCATTATTCACGCTTCTGGTGACGTGGATTATGCACCACTCATTCATATTCATGAAGATGCTGTAGAAGCGATGAAAAAAGCATTGCTTTCTGGTTGCAAAATTTATACTGATGTAGAAATGGTTCGCACAGGTATCAATAAACGCAAATTAGCAACTTGGGGCGGTTCTGTAGAATGCAAAATTGCAGACCCTGAGATTATAAAATATGCAAAAGAAAATGGTGTAACTCGCTCTATTGCCGCTATGCGTTATTTTGGCAAAGATTTAAATGGCGCTATTGTTGCTATCGGCAATGCACCAACAGCTTTATTTGAAGTAATTCGTTTGATGAATGAAGAAAATATTCGCCCTGCTGCTATTGTTGGTACACCAGTTGGTTTTGTTGGCGCAGCAGAATCAAAAGATTTATTGATTGCAGAATCAAAAGTTCCATATATCACTGTAACAGGTACAAAAGGCGGTAGCCCGATTGCAGTAGCATGTATCAATGCTGTAATGTACCTCATTGATAATACACGCATTTAA
- the cobK gene encoding precorrin-6A reductase gives MIFVASGTQDGRGLVECLLAKDYKIMASVVTNYGKNLLPKHENLIINDHKLDEVAMQECLKEHDIKVFVDATHPYAVNVSQTAMRVCKKLNIPYIRYEREVTPLPDYDKLHIVKTYEEASELAMQLGQNIFLTTGSNRLDLFAGDGKKYNRHIVARVLPAIASLEICERCGILPRDIVALQGPFSEKLNIDLYEKYKADVVVMKNSGTLGGTETKLTAAIKMNLEIVLIDRPRIDYLNMVHDYDSVVDFVKKYEG, from the coding sequence ATGATATTTGTAGCTTCTGGAACGCAAGACGGCAGAGGCTTAGTAGAATGTTTATTGGCTAAAGATTACAAAATAATGGCTTCTGTTGTGACCAATTATGGTAAAAATTTATTGCCAAAACATGAGAATTTAATAATCAATGACCATAAGCTTGATGAAGTGGCTATGCAAGAATGTTTAAAAGAGCACGATATAAAAGTATTCGTAGATGCAACGCATCCATATGCTGTTAACGTATCACAGACGGCAATGCGAGTTTGTAAAAAACTTAATATACCGTACATTCGCTATGAACGTGAAGTTACGCCACTACCTGATTACGATAAATTGCATATAGTGAAGACATATGAAGAAGCTTCAGAGCTTGCTATGCAATTAGGTCAAAATATATTTTTGACGACAGGTAGCAATCGTTTGGATTTATTTGCTGGAGATGGCAAAAAATACAATCGCCATATTGTAGCAAGGGTATTGCCTGCCATAGCTTCTTTAGAAATCTGTGAAAGATGTGGTATTTTGCCACGTGATATAGTGGCATTACAAGGGCCTTTTTCAGAAAAACTCAATATAGATTTATATGAAAAATATAAAGCTGATGTAGTCGTTATGAAAAACAGTGGCACACTTGGCGGTACAGAAACTAAATTAACAGCAGCTATAAAAATGAATTTAGAAATCGTGCTTATCGATAGACCGCGCATAGATTATCTTAATATGGTACATGATTATGATAGTGTTGTTGATTTTGTAAAAAAATATGAAGGTTGA
- the cobJ gene encoding precorrin-3B C(17)-methyltransferase, which yields MGIIKVIGIGPGGKDDMTPRALKAIQEADTVAGYNTYIKLINYLLDGKNVIGTGMMQEIDRCKMALAEAVKGHNVAVVSSGDSGVYGMAGLILELLLKMPKEERPQVQIVAGLSAVNAAAAVLGAPLMHDFAIISLSDLLTPWKLIKKRADLAAQGDFVIGLYNPKSHKRVHHIEEIREIMLKHKDPKTPVGIVNNASRENETMVISDLENFTKEDINMFSMVIIGNSKTFAKDGFMVTPRGYEV from the coding sequence ATGGGAATAATTAAAGTTATAGGTATAGGACCTGGCGGTAAAGACGATATGACACCGCGCGCATTAAAAGCAATTCAAGAAGCTGATACAGTAGCTGGTTATAATACGTATATAAAATTGATAAATTATCTTTTAGATGGAAAAAATGTCATTGGAACAGGCATGATGCAAGAAATTGACCGTTGTAAAATGGCACTTGCTGAAGCTGTAAAAGGTCATAATGTAGCCGTAGTTTCAAGCGGTGACTCTGGTGTTTATGGAATGGCAGGACTTATTTTGGAATTGCTTTTAAAAATGCCAAAAGAAGAACGCCCACAAGTTCAGATTGTAGCAGGACTTAGTGCTGTAAATGCGGCAGCTGCTGTATTAGGTGCACCACTCATGCACGATTTTGCTATCATCAGTTTGAGTGATTTATTGACTCCTTGGAAATTGATTAAAAAACGTGCAGACCTTGCAGCTCAAGGCGATTTTGTAATCGGTTTGTACAATCCGAAAAGCCATAAACGCGTACACCATATCGAAGAAATCCGCGAAATCATGTTAAAACACAAAGACCCTAAAACTCCAGTTGGCATTGTAAACAATGCGAGTCGTGAAAATGAAACAATGGTTATTTCTGATTTAGAAAACTTCACTAAAGAAGATATCAATATGTTCTCTATGGTAATAATCGGTAATAGCAAAACATTTGCTAAAGATGGTTTTATGGTAACACCTAGAGGTTATGAAGTATGA
- a CDS encoding cobalt-precorrin 5A hydrolase yields the protein MKYALIAVTENGLNLAEKLQLELQDCDIYVKEGRQNLSKNAILFAKMRDLIAEIFYKYQALIFFTSTGIAVRMIAPYIVHKSKDPAVIVVDEQANFAISLLSGHLGGANELTDKVAKILKAVPVITTATDVNKMIAPDVIARKLQLKTIPFSHIKNVNAAMVAGIKVPYYVDEDWQKADEYVKALQQFNITAKKIKMSKLNLSYTPCVFISPKRHIMTNVLMLSPLRLIAGVGCRKNVDKNLIDKAIIEAKKMANCEALEIKNLTSTVVKEHEVGLLQWANEHEVKTHFFANDIMQKMIEKYNLQKSAFVEKQIGIGNVCEAAILSYNEQAKIILPKTKFEKVTVSLAWE from the coding sequence ATGAAATATGCACTAATCGCTGTAACTGAAAATGGCTTAAATTTAGCTGAAAAATTGCAGCTTGAATTACAAGACTGCGATATTTATGTAAAAGAAGGACGACAAAATCTGTCGAAAAATGCTATTTTATTTGCTAAAATGCGAGATTTAATAGCAGAGATTTTTTATAAATATCAAGCATTGATTTTTTTCACTTCAACTGGTATTGCAGTGCGAATGATAGCACCGTATATAGTTCATAAATCTAAAGACCCAGCTGTTATAGTGGTAGATGAACAGGCAAATTTCGCTATAAGTCTTCTTTCTGGTCATTTAGGTGGAGCAAATGAACTCACCGATAAAGTGGCTAAAATATTAAAAGCAGTACCTGTGATTACAACTGCAACAGATGTAAATAAAATGATTGCTCCAGATGTCATTGCGCGCAAATTACAATTGAAAACAATTCCGTTTAGCCATATAAAAAATGTAAATGCTGCTATGGTAGCTGGCATAAAAGTGCCGTATTATGTAGATGAAGATTGGCAAAAAGCTGATGAATACGTAAAAGCTTTGCAACAATTTAATATTACGGCAAAAAAAATCAAAATGAGCAAATTGAACTTGAGCTATACGCCTTGTGTGTTTATTTCACCGAAAAGGCATATTATGACAAATGTGTTGATGCTTTCGCCACTTCGTTTGATTGCAGGCGTTGGCTGTAGAAAAAATGTCGATAAAAATTTGATAGATAAAGCGATAATTGAGGCAAAAAAAATGGCTAATTGTGAAGCTTTAGAGATAAAAAATCTCACTTCTACAGTTGTAAAAGAACATGAAGTAGGATTACTTCAATGGGCAAATGAACATGAAGTAAAAACACATTTTTTTGCCAATGATATCATGCAGAAAATGATTGAAAAATATAATTTGCAAAAATCTGCATTTGTGGAAAAGCAAATTGGTATAGGCAATGTTTGTGAAGCGGCAATATTGTCGTATAACGAACAGGCAAAGATAATTTTGCCAAAAACAAAATTTGAGAAAGTGACGGTATCTTTAGCATGGGAATAA
- the cobM gene encoding precorrin-4 C(11)-methyltransferase, protein MVYIVGAGPGDPELITVKGQRLLKEADVIIYAGSLVNPALLDYAKPECEIYNSASMTLGEVIETITAAEQEGKMTVRLHTGDPAIYGAIQEQMDELSRRNIEYTVVPGVSSFLATAAALKQEYTLPEISQTVIITRNEGRTPVPEKEKLKSLASHQATMCIFLSVHMISDVVEQLIEGGYDKTTPIAIVQKASWPEQKIVRGTLETIADIVKENNISRTAMIVVGKCLDTEYAKSRLYAPDFSHMYRQGTDK, encoded by the coding sequence ATGGTTTATATTGTTGGCGCAGGCCCTGGAGACCCAGAACTCATCACAGTTAAAGGACAGAGATTGTTAAAAGAAGCAGATGTAATAATTTACGCTGGTTCACTCGTAAATCCAGCTTTATTGGATTATGCTAAACCAGAATGTGAAATTTATAACAGCGCTTCAATGACTTTAGGTGAAGTTATTGAAACGATTACTGCTGCTGAACAAGAAGGTAAAATGACAGTTAGACTTCACACTGGTGACCCAGCAATTTATGGCGCTATTCAAGAACAGATGGATGAACTTTCCCGTCGCAATATTGAATACACTGTAGTTCCTGGTGTAAGTTCTTTCTTAGCTACAGCCGCAGCATTAAAACAAGAATATACTTTGCCAGAAATTTCTCAAACAGTAATCATTACGAGAAACGAAGGTCGTACACCTGTACCTGAAAAAGAAAAATTAAAATCATTGGCATCACATCAAGCTACTATGTGTATTTTCCTCAGTGTACATATGATTTCTGATGTTGTTGAACAATTGATTGAAGGTGGCTACGATAAGACAACACCGATTGCTATTGTGCAAAAAGCTTCTTGGCCAGAACAAAAAATAGTACGCGGTACACTTGAAACAATAGCTGATATTGTTAAAGAAAATAATATTTCTCGTACAGCAATGATTGTCGTTGGCAAATGCTTAGACACAGAATATGCAAAATCTCGTCTTTATGCACCAGATTTTAGCCATATGTATCGTCAAGGTACAGATAAATAA
- the cbiT gene encoding precorrin-6Y C5,15-methyltransferase (decarboxylating) subunit CbiT: MNLPGIADEEFIRDKVPMTKEEIRILTMCKAKVRPDDIIWDIGAGTGSLSIEAALLAPQGKVYAIEKKDLAVNLLHQNIAKFKLENNVEVIATEAPKGLDDLPSCDVVFIGGSGKHMFEILDLIDTKLKTGGRIIVNAVTIQTIAQITEYMTKKENYTYEAIQVQVNRLRKIGSYDMFNAQNPVYIVTCKKVK, translated from the coding sequence TTGAATTTACCAGGAATAGCAGATGAAGAATTTATTCGCGATAAAGTGCCGATGACAAAAGAAGAAATTCGCATTTTGACGATGTGCAAAGCGAAGGTTAGACCAGATGATATCATTTGGGATATTGGCGCTGGCACAGGCTCTTTATCCATTGAAGCGGCTTTACTTGCTCCACAGGGAAAAGTTTACGCTATAGAGAAAAAGGATTTAGCAGTTAATTTATTGCATCAAAATATCGCTAAATTTAAATTAGAAAATAATGTAGAAGTCATTGCTACAGAAGCACCAAAAGGTTTAGATGATTTACCTAGTTGCGATGTTGTGTTCATCGGTGGCAGTGGAAAGCATATGTTTGAAATTTTGGATTTAATTGATACTAAATTAAAAACAGGTGGCAGAATTATCGTAAATGCCGTTACCATTCAAACGATAGCACAGATTACAGAATACATGACAAAAAAAGAAAATTACACATATGAAGCAATTCAAGTGCAAGTTAATCGTTTGCGCAAGATTGGTTCTTATGATATGTTTAATGCACAAAATCCAGTTTATATTGTTACTTGTAAAAAAGTAAAATAA
- the cbiE gene encoding precorrin-6y C5,15-methyltransferase (decarboxylating) subunit CbiE, which produces MEFKIIVAGIGPGAREYVVPKALKAIENAKVLVGGSRALADFAREGQKTFAIKADIKAVMNFIGEELKQNDVVVMVSGDPGYYSLLSSLRKNFSLEQIKVIPGLSSMQVAFAKIALPWQEASLLSFHGRVPKDEDLVYVKGRIIGMLTDNKFNSGRIAEYLIERGWDKNARAYICSRLSYPDEKIACLSLEEAQTKEIASHCVMIVEG; this is translated from the coding sequence TTGGAATTTAAAATAATTGTAGCTGGCATTGGTCCCGGTGCAAGAGAATATGTAGTGCCAAAAGCTTTAAAAGCTATTGAAAATGCAAAAGTATTAGTCGGTGGCAGTAGGGCTTTAGCTGATTTTGCACGAGAAGGTCAAAAGACTTTTGCTATAAAAGCTGATATCAAAGCAGTTATGAACTTTATCGGTGAAGAATTAAAGCAAAATGATGTAGTTGTGATGGTGTCAGGAGACCCAGGTTATTATTCTTTGCTGAGTTCATTGAGAAAGAATTTTTCGCTTGAGCAGATAAAAGTCATTCCGGGGCTTAGTTCAATGCAAGTTGCATTTGCTAAGATAGCACTTCCATGGCAAGAAGCAAGTTTACTTAGTTTTCATGGCAGAGTGCCAAAAGATGAAGATTTAGTATACGTTAAAGGGCGAATTATCGGTATGCTCACGGATAATAAATTTAATTCAGGGCGTATTGCAGAATATTTAATAGAACGCGGTTGGGATAAAAATGCAAGAGCGTATATCTGTTCAAGATTGTCTTATCCCGATGAAAAAATTGCTTGTTTATCCTTAGAAGAAGCACAGACAAAGGAAATAGCTTCTCATTGCGTGATGATAGTAGAAGGTTGA
- the cbiD gene encoding cobalt-precorrin-5B (C(1))-methyltransferase CbiD — protein sequence MHKKMKSGYTTGSCAAAGTKAAILALQGNIVNEVDLYALSGELLHIPIKNIEFTEHGAKAEVIKDGGDDPDITHGSSVFTEVVINPQGEMINFHAGLGIGTVTQPGLSVAPGQPAINPGPRKMMTNVVRELLPKNYGCDITISIPKGVELAKKTLNPILGIEGGISIIGTTGIVRPMSEEGFKNSLTPQISVAKANGFDDIVFVPGKIGENIAKSLELPQKALIQTSNFIGHMLEFAADEGIKSVLLLGHLGKLVKVSGGIFYTHSKIADARLEILASYAALLGMDKEGIEEIFKVKTTEAAMPIIEKYNLKQKGYYDLLAQRASLRSQQHVFNALNVGTVIVTLKGEILGMDDNARQIGGRLGWNLK from the coding sequence ATGCACAAAAAGATGAAAAGTGGCTATACAACGGGTTCATGTGCTGCGGCAGGAACTAAAGCGGCAATCTTAGCGCTACAAGGCAATATCGTAAATGAAGTAGATTTATATGCTTTAAGTGGTGAGCTATTGCATATTCCTATTAAAAACATAGAATTTACTGAGCACGGTGCAAAGGCAGAAGTCATCAAAGATGGTGGCGATGACCCGGATATTACACATGGTTCTTCTGTGTTTACGGAAGTAGTAATAAATCCGCAAGGTGAAATGATAAATTTTCATGCTGGTTTAGGAATTGGCACGGTGACACAGCCTGGTCTTTCTGTAGCACCGGGACAGCCTGCAATAAATCCAGGCCCGCGCAAGATGATGACAAATGTTGTACGCGAATTATTGCCAAAAAATTATGGCTGTGATATTACAATTTCAATACCGAAAGGTGTGGAATTAGCTAAAAAAACTTTAAATCCTATATTAGGAATTGAAGGTGGCATCTCAATCATTGGAACGACAGGTATTGTGCGTCCGATGTCCGAAGAAGGCTTTAAAAATTCTTTGACGCCACAGATTTCCGTAGCAAAGGCAAATGGTTTTGATGATATAGTATTTGTTCCGGGAAAAATAGGCGAAAATATAGCAAAGAGTTTAGAATTGCCACAAAAAGCATTAATTCAAACGAGTAATTTTATCGGTCATATGTTGGAATTTGCCGCTGATGAAGGTATAAAATCCGTATTGCTTTTAGGTCATTTAGGCAAATTAGTAAAAGTTTCTGGCGGAATTTTTTATACACATAGCAAAATAGCTGATGCGAGATTAGAAATATTAGCTTCATATGCTGCTTTACTCGGCATGGATAAAGAAGGTATAGAAGAAATTTTTAAAGTTAAGACGACAGAAGCTGCTATGCCAATTATTGAAAAATATAATTTAAAGCAAAAGGGTTATTATGATTTATTAGCACAGAGAGCTAGTTTGCGCAGTCAACAACATGTATTTAATGCGCTGAATGTTGGCACTGTCATTGTGACTTTAAAAGGTGAAATCCTAGGTATGGATGATAATGCAAGACAAATAGGTGGTAGATTGGGTTGGAATTTAAAATAA
- a CDS encoding GNAT family N-acetyltransferase: MNIKFRLAQLSDAEDLLNIYAPYVKNTDITYEYEVPSIDEFRRRMENVLSKFPYIVAIVDDKIAGYVYASTFRQRVAYNWGLETSIYIMEQFQGNHLGEKLYKILEAILQKQNITNLYASITYPNPQSIMFHTKMGYKKIAHFTKCGYKAGKWLDMIFMEKMINKHCIPARKIIYLPDMPKSEIDEILDMYSSKNR; encoded by the coding sequence ATGAATATAAAATTTCGCTTAGCGCAGTTAAGTGATGCTGAAGATTTGTTAAATATTTATGCTCCATATGTAAAAAATACAGATATTACATATGAGTATGAAGTACCAAGTATTGATGAATTTAGACGGAGAATGGAAAATGTATTGAGTAAATTTCCGTACATCGTAGCAATAGTCGATGATAAAATTGCAGGTTACGTATATGCGTCTACATTTAGACAGAGAGTAGCGTATAATTGGGGACTTGAAACTTCTATCTATATAATGGAACAATTTCAAGGCAATCATTTAGGTGAAAAATTATATAAAATATTAGAAGCGATACTGCAAAAACAAAATATCACTAATTTATATGCGAGCATAACGTATCCCAATCCGCAAAGCATAATGTTTCATACAAAAATGGGTTATAAAAAAATAGCTCATTTTACAAAATGCGGTTATAAAGCTGGAAAATGGCTTGATATGATTTTCATGGAAAAGATGATAAACAAGCACTGCATTCCAGCAAGGAAAATTATTTATCTGCCTGATATGCCGAAAAGTGAAATTGATGAGATTTTAGATATGTATAGCAGTAAAAATAGGTGA